A DNA window from Bubalus bubalis isolate 160015118507 breed Murrah chromosome 20, NDDB_SH_1, whole genome shotgun sequence contains the following coding sequences:
- the HYKK gene encoding hydroxylysine kinase isoform X2 — protein MSSGDGQQSQALTKPSFSEVQASALVESVFGLKVSKIQPLPSYDDQNFHVCIARTKVTTDGPNECVLKISNTESSKTPDLIEVQTHVIMFLRAAGFPTASVCRTKGDNITSLVSVDSGSEVKSYLVRLLTYLPGRPIAEIPIGPQLLYEIGRLAAKLDKTLEKFHHPKLSSLHRENFIWNLKSVPLLEKYLYALGQNRNREIVEQVIQLFKDKVMTSLSHFRECEYRPPNQVSITEILTTTTF, from the exons ATGTCAAGTGGAGATGGTCAGCAATCACAGGCTCTCACCAAGCCCTCTTTCAGTGAGGTACAAGCCTCTGCATTAGTGGAATCAGTGTTTGGGTTAAAAGTTTCCAAGATCCAGCCACTTCCTAGCTATGATGACCAAAACTTCCATGTATGCATTGCAAGAaccaaagtcactacagatggcCCAAATGAATGTGTCCTCAAAATAAGCAACACTGAATCTAGCAAAACTCCAGACCTGATTGAAGTGCAGACTCATGTCATCATGTTTCTGAGAGCGGCTGGATTTCCAACAGCCTCTGTGTGTCGTACTAAAGGAGACAACATAACCTCTCTCGTGTCTGTAG ATAGCGGCTCTGAAGTCAAAAGCTACTTGGTGAGGCTGCTGACTTACCTCCCAGGAAGACCCATAGCTGAGATTCCCATTGGCCCTCAGCTCTTATATGAAATTGGAAGGCTAGCTGCTAAGTTGGATAAAACACTGGAG AAATTCCATCACCCAAAGCTAAGTAGTCTTCATCGGGAGAACTTCATCTGGAATCTGAAAAGTGTTCCTCTTCTGGAGAAATACCTCTATGCCTTGGGCCAGAATCGGAATCGAGAGATTGTTGAACAGGTCATTCAGCTGTTCAAGGACAAAGTGATGACCAGTCTAAGTCATTTTAGAGAATGTGAGTACCGCCCCCCCAATCAA
- the HYKK gene encoding hydroxylysine kinase isoform X3 has product MSSGDGQQSQALTKPSFSEVQASALVESVFGLKVSKIQPLPSYDDQNFHVCIARTKVTTDGPNECVLKISNTESSKTPDLIEVQTHVIMFLRAAGFPTASVCRTKGDNITSLVSVDSGSEVKSYLVRLLTYLPGRPIAEIPIGPQLLYEIGRLAAKLDKTLEKFHHPKLSSLHRENFIWNLKSVPLLEKYLYALGQNRNREIVEQVIQLFKDKVMTSLSHFRE; this is encoded by the exons ATGTCAAGTGGAGATGGTCAGCAATCACAGGCTCTCACCAAGCCCTCTTTCAGTGAGGTACAAGCCTCTGCATTAGTGGAATCAGTGTTTGGGTTAAAAGTTTCCAAGATCCAGCCACTTCCTAGCTATGATGACCAAAACTTCCATGTATGCATTGCAAGAaccaaagtcactacagatggcCCAAATGAATGTGTCCTCAAAATAAGCAACACTGAATCTAGCAAAACTCCAGACCTGATTGAAGTGCAGACTCATGTCATCATGTTTCTGAGAGCGGCTGGATTTCCAACAGCCTCTGTGTGTCGTACTAAAGGAGACAACATAACCTCTCTCGTGTCTGTAG ATAGCGGCTCTGAAGTCAAAAGCTACTTGGTGAGGCTGCTGACTTACCTCCCAGGAAGACCCATAGCTGAGATTCCCATTGGCCCTCAGCTCTTATATGAAATTGGAAGGCTAGCTGCTAAGTTGGATAAAACACTGGAG AAATTCCATCACCCAAAGCTAAGTAGTCTTCATCGGGAGAACTTCATCTGGAATCTGAAAAGTGTTCCTCTTCTGGAGAAATACCTCTATGCCTTGGGCCAGAATCGGAATCGAGAGATTGTTGAACAGGTCATTCAGCTGTTCAAGGACAAAGTGATGACCAGTCTAAGTCATTTTAGAGAAT